A stretch of DNA from Planctomycetaceae bacterium:
GACGCCGACACTGTGGGCGATCCCGCCATTATCAGTCGGCGAAATCCCGGCGGCATGGTCAGTAGTGTTGCAGTGGATGTCGCCGGGCGCTTCGTGGCCGCCGGTATTGGCCAGGACATTTTGGTGTGGCCGCTGAATTCCAAGCGTCATACTCCATTGCTGAGTCTGCCGGGGCCGCACAACAGCAGCATTGAATCGCTGAGTTTCACACCGACCGGCGAACTGATCTCGGCAGATCGAGGCGGATGGGCCGTCATCTGGAACGTTGACTGGGACTCTGAGCCACCCGCTCTGATCAGCTCCCGTCGGTTCAAGTACCACGTCCCGCTGTGGTGTGCCCGGGTTACGCAGGATGAACGCTGGCTGGTCACGTCCGATCGCCACGGCCAAATCGTTCGCTGGCCGACGAAGGAACTGAGTCCCTCCGAGCCACGGCGCATCCACCTGGCTGATGTCGACCGTCTTTCGCTTCACGACAAGCTGCTGGTCGCCACGTGCTCCTGGCGTGACGCTATCTCGTCAAACGGTCGCATCGGCTGGCTGCTGCAATCGGGCAGCCGGCTGCAGACGTGGGATCTGCAGGAAGATCGGCCCATCGATACAACACTGCTGGCAGACATTGGGGAAAGCTACCGCGAAGTTGTCGGCGTCTACGTTTCACCTGACGGGCGCCGTGTCGGAGCCGCGATCGACCACCACCTGCGGTTTTTCGATCACGCAACCGGCCGCTGGGACTCCGGCGACCTGTTCAACGGCCGGACAGGCTGGCACATGGCGTGGGCACCGGACAACCGACGAGTCGCTGCCGGGTCCACTGATGGAGTGACTTACAGTGTCGAAATCGTCGATATTGTCACCGGGCAGCGACAGGTGCTGCCGCACCGGTACGGAGGCGTTCCCCAGGCCTGGTCGGCGGACGGCGCTTTCCTGGCAACATCCAACAGCGACGGCACGGTGTCGCTTTGGGACACGTCAACCTGGTCGGAAGTCGATCGATTCGTGGCATCTCCGGACGCAGGTGTGTCGCTGGCGATCTCACCCGACGGCCGGACCCTTGCCACGTGTGACGGAAGTTCTGTCACGCTGTGGAACTTCGCAACACGGCGCCCCTGCTTTTCCCTGCCTGTGCGCCGACTCAATCACGGACTACTGCGGTTCTCGCCCGATGGCCGCCATCTTGGCCTCGAAGGCGTCCACGAAGGCAAGCGCCAATTGCTGGTCTGGACGCTGGACAGCACATCGTCATCCGTCGGTCAGTTTCTCCGAAACTGACGCAGCGTGACGATCAGTACCCTTCAGCCAAACCCGCGGTCACCGGCAACCCGCTCCCCAAACAACATCTTTGGGCGTCAGCTCCCCAAATGCGCGATCAACCGGGTTTCGGAGAAACCTGGCGACGGCTGTTACACTCCGATCATGGCCAACACACCACTTACTCCCGATGACCTGCGGTTCTTCGATCGCGACGATGACTTCTCCATTCGATGGAATCGCCTGCCGCACTGGACTCAGGCGGGCACGGTCGTGTTCATCACCTGGCGAACAGAAGATTCCATGCCGCAATCCGTCGTGCGCCAGTGGCTTTCCGATCGAGACGACATCCTGAGATCTCATGGCATCAATCCCCAGGGGGACTGGCGTGCCCGGGTGAGCGCCCTGCCTTTGAATCATTCATTGCGAATCAAATGGCAACTCATCAATCGCTTTGACGAACGACTCGACGATTGTCACGGAGCGTGCCTGCTCCGTCGCCCGGACGTCGCGACGATCGTTTCGGACAGCCTGCTGAAGTTCGACGGTGACCGCTACCTGTTGACGGATTTCTGCGTGATGCCTAATCACATCCACCTGCTGGCGGCGTTCCGGACCGAAGAACTGGCCACACAGCAGATTGCCGGCTGGAAACGCTTCCAGGCTCGTCAGATCAACACCCTCTTGGATCTGAACGGAGCATTCTGGAAGCATCAGAGTTTCGACCATCTGGTCCGCAGCGAATGCCAGTTTCAGCATCTGCGTCGGTACATCGCCAACAACGGAATCCACGGCCACGTCCCGGCTGACGAGTTCACGCACTGGACACGTGAGTTGTAACCCGTCGGTCAGTTTCTCGAAAACTGGCCCCGTGACGGTTGCAAACCTGAATGAACAGCGGTGTTTGCTAAAGTCGAATTCCGATTCGTGGCCGGATGGCAGCAGCACGGCACAGGCATGCTCGTCCAGGTTTCGGAGAAACCAGGCGACGGCTGTGGGTCAGTTTCTCCGAAACTGACCCGGTCGCAGCACTCGACACCGTTCCGCCAATCGCAGCGATGATTCTCTCGAAAATCCGGAAACTCACGATTTTTCCGGGAACCGATCGGCTATTTCTGCGGGATTCGGAGTGACAGAGTGTTCTGAAGGACAGGCGGCCAGCCCCGGCGGGGACTCGTCAGCCGCGGCACCGCATGTCTGTCGCAGATGTACCCCTCATTCCGACCAGGTCACGGAGATCTCAATGCCCGCCTCACGCACACGTGTTTCGCAGATTCTGATTGCCGCTGCCATTGCGGTGTTCACCGTTCTGAGCCAGCCAGCAGCCCTGGCGCAGGTTGATCGCTTTCAGCCTGTGGATCAGGGATTGCTCGGCACGCAAACCGGACTGATCTGGGGCCATCACTTCAAGGAAGTCAATGCTGTTTACAGCCGTGCCACGCCTCTTTACACGTGGGATTGGGCAATGGCAACAACTGTCATTATCGAAGAGGACTGGGATCCGGAAGGCGATGAAGAATGGCTGTACCTGACTTATCAGGAATTTTCAGACACATTGTACGGCCCGGTTGACGTCGAAGGCGGCGTCTGGCGGCTGCCGACTCGGGATGAACTCCAGGACGCCATTGGCGCGGGGATGATGCTTCAGTTGGACATGAGCCCGGCCGACGGGCTGCAACTGTTTGATCCGGTGACATTCCATGACGCGGTCTGGTCGTCAACGAAGGGCAAGAAGAAACGTGGCGGCTTTGACTCGGCATATCGAGTGAGCCTGATCGACGGATCGTCCGACAACATCACTGTCGGCAGTGCGCTTTGGGGAGCGATCCCGGTGTTCGACCCAACCGGCGGCGGCGATGACAACAGCGGTCCGGGCAACGGCAACGGCAACGGGAACGGAAAGAACAAGTAGCGGGCAGAACAGCGTCCATGCGCCACCTGCGTAGCCCGAATGCGTTCCGTTTCGGCCAAACGACCGCAGCAGTCTGTCGATCGGCGACTTCGACCGACCACAGGGTCGCCATACAACATGCGCGCGTGGCGCGGAGATCCAAAAGAAGCTGACTCCAATAACCTGCTCTGGAGAGATATGACCATTATGAAACGGATTCTCGTCGTCACCGTAGTGGCTCTTGCACTCTTCCCCACTGAGTTGGCGCTTGGGGATGTTGTATTTGTCGAGGATTTCTCATCCTCGCTCAGTCCGTCGCTCGTAGTTGACGCGAATTCGGGCTGGGATTTGACGGTTGCAGGCGGCCGGGCGAATACAACAAAGTCGGCGGGCATCGCGGGGGCGTCCGGGGTCAGAGTGAATACGAGTTTTCGAGTGACGGGTGATTTCGAAGCGTTCATCGGTATCGAACCGCAGCAAACGACAAGCTCCGTAGGACTTCTGGCGTTCTTTGGTGACGGCTCGGTTGCCGCCGACGTCTTCTATTTTGCGAATCAAAAGCTGGCGAATTTCTTCTTCCCTGAAGGGCTCATTCCGACGGGCGGCGGTATTACAAGCCTTTCAGCGTCCAGTCTTGGAATTGTGCGAACCGGTAACCAGGTTGAGACATTCTACGATGGCAATCTCGTGGCAGCACTGTCGGATCCTCGGTTCGCACAAGCGGCGGGTTTTCAATTCTTCCACCTGGAAGAGCGGCCGGGCACGCTTGGAGCCACCTCGGCATTCTTTGACGATTTCAGCATTCGTGCCGACGGGATCGTGGCTGTGCCCGAACCAAATTCGCTGTTATGGTTTTCGTCGGCCGCTGTTGGGCTTGTGTGCATCGCCTGGAAACGCCGGCGAGTGACGGATCGATTTTGCTGAAATGGCAGCTAATGTCCTGCGGTGGCTTAGCCCGAAAGTTATCGCCCGGTGAACGCGCCAATGGGCCGGTTCCCGGAGGAACTCGGCTACGATTTGCGGACGGCTTCTGCGGCGACCCGGATCCTGACTCCCTTGAAACCGGGGGTCTTTGATTGCGGGTCCACTCGGTGAGGCACCAGGACGTTGGCTTCCGGGTAGTACATCAAGGCGTTGCCGGCTCGGATGTCGAAGGGGCGGGCATGGAACAGCCGAAGTTCTCCGGCGGCGCTGGTGATTCGCACCTGCTGATCCGGCTGAAGTCCCAATCGCTGCAGATCAGCGGCGTTCATGAGGATCACGTTGCGGCGGTCCTGACCGCGGTAGACGTCTTCGTCGTCGTAGACCACGCTGTTGAACTGGCCTTCCGAACGCACGGTCATCAGCCGCAGTTCGTTTTCCGTGATGGTGTTATCGGGAAGAGGCACGGCGTGGAACGTCGCTTTGCCGGTTGCTGTCGGGAAGTGGTAATTCTCGACGGCCCGACCCGTGACGTGGAATTCCTGCTTCGAGGCATCGATGCCCAGCATATGTTCGTAGCCGGGAACGAGTTCTCCGATGAGCTGACGGATGGCGGCGTGGCTGCGAAGTTCCGCGAAATTGATTCGGCCCGTACGATGGGACTCCGATCCCGTCGCATCGGTGTGCTGCGTGTGGGAAGGCGAGGCCCCCGGCGCGCCGCTGAGACGCTGGACTTCCGTTGGCTGATGCGGATCGCCAGCCGCCGCAGCCTCCCGAAGCTTCGACTGGTTTGGAGACGCATCGTACGGAAAGACACGTTCAGCCACGGCGGCCAGGATCGACACTTCGCTGCGAGGTCCCTCAAACCTGGCCGGGCCACCTTCGCTGAGCCGCACGTAGCTGAACATCGATTCCTGCGTCGTCGGCTGCGGTTCCTCGTCACGCGGCAGCACAGGGAGAATCAATGTTTCCTGGCCGAGTCCGTTCACGTGGCCGGTGTTCAGCGTCGTTGACAGATGAACCAGCGTCGTCAGGCGGTTCATGGCTTCCGCCGCGTACCGGTGGTCGGGATTGCTTCCGAACAGATTGCCTCCCAGGCACAGCGCGAAATCCATCTCACCGCGGTGAGCGGCATCCATGCAGGCCATCGTGTCCAGGCCGGGACTCGTCGGAACGTCGATGCCCAGTTTCTGCTCGAAGCGTTCCAGCATCTTTCGTTTTCAAAGCCGGAGTCACTCCGACAGAACCGAGTCCCTGCACGTTGCTGTGTCCGCGAATCGGCATGACTCCGGCGCGCGGCGACCAACCATGCCTCGCAGCAATGCGACGTTGGCGATCATCTGAACGTTTTGCGTGCCGTGCAGATGATGAGTAATCCCCATGCACCAGCCGATCACAGCGTTCTTGGACGCGGCGTACTGAGCCGCGATGTCTGCGATTTGTTCGCGATTGACTCCGCTGCCCGAAACGATGTCGTCCCACGACGTGTCTCTGACCATCGCCGCGAATTCTGCGAAGCCTTCGGTGTGCTGATCGATGAACCTTCGATCGTGCGCGTGCTGTTCCAGAATCTCCTTTGCCACACCCGTCAGCAGCGCGAGGTCGCCGCCGATGTGCGGCTGAACGTAAGTGCTGGCAATTTCGCTGCCGAACAGCAGGCTGCGGACATCGCTGGGAACCCGGAAGTTGACCAGCCCGAGTTCCTTCGCCGGATTTACGACAATCACTTTTCCGCCCCGGCGGCGCAGTTCCATCAGAGACTTCATCAGCCGCGGATGGTTCGATGACGGATTCGCTCCAATCAGCATGTACAGATCGGCGGAGCGCAGGTCTTCCAGCCGAACGGTGCCGGCTCCCGTGCCGATGCTGGCACCGAGCCCGACTCCGCTGGCCTGATGACAGTAGTAGCTGCAGTTGTTGACGTAGTTCGTCCCGAACACTCGCGACATCAACTGCAGCAGGAATCCGGCTTCGTTGGACGATCGCCCGCTGGCATAGAAAAAACTTCGCTGCGGTCCGGCGGACTTCATCGCGGCGG
This window harbors:
- a CDS encoding transposase — its product is MANTPLTPDDLRFFDRDDDFSIRWNRLPHWTQAGTVVFITWRTEDSMPQSVVRQWLSDRDDILRSHGINPQGDWRARVSALPLNHSLRIKWQLINRFDERLDDCHGACLLRRPDVATIVSDSLLKFDGDRYLLTDFCVMPNHIHLLAAFRTEELATQQIAGWKRFQARQINTLLDLNGAFWKHQSFDHLVRSECQFQHLRRYIANNGIHGHVPADEFTHWTREL
- a CDS encoding molybdopterin dinucleotide binding domain-containing protein; amino-acid sequence: MLERFEQKLGIDVPTSPGLDTMACMDAAHRGEMDFALCLGGNLFGSNPDHRYAAEAMNRLTTLVHLSTTLNTGHVNGLGQETLILPVLPRDEEPQPTTQESMFSYVRLSEGGPARFEGPRSEVSILAAVAERVFPYDASPNQSKLREAAAAGDPHQPTEVQRLSGAPGASPSHTQHTDATGSESHRTGRINFAELRSHAAIRQLIGELVPGYEHMLGIDASKQEFHVTGRAVENYHFPTATGKATFHAVPLPDNTITENELRLMTVRSEGQFNSVVYDDEDVYRGQDRRNVILMNAADLQRLGLQPDQQVRITSAAGELRLFHARPFDIRAGNALMYYPEANVLVPHRVDPQSKTPGFKGVRIRVAAEAVRKS
- a CDS encoding molybdopterin-dependent oxidoreductase → MKQLRSGGGWKAVGYSIRLAGRVGWWKMWKAMRSKNACKTCAVGMGGQLGGMVNEGGYFPEVCKKSFQAMASDLQGAIPSSFWQQYSVSQLASMSSRQLEYCGRIVEPLLLESGSKHYRPVGWSEALDRIAAAMKSAGPQRSFFYASGRSSNEAGFLLQLMSRVFGTNYVNNCSYYCHQASGVGLGASIGTGAGTVRLEDLRSADLYMLIGANPSSNHPRLMKSLMELRRRGGKVIVVNPAKELGLVNFRVPSDVRSLLFGSEIASTYVQPHIGGDLALLTGVAKEILEQHAHDRRFIDQHTEGFAEFAAMVRDTSWDDIVSGSGVNREQIADIAAQYAASKNAVIGWCMGITHHLHGTQNVQMIANVALLRGMVGRRAPESCRFADTATCRDSVLSE